The Maylandia zebra isolate NMK-2024a linkage group LG7, Mzebra_GT3a, whole genome shotgun sequence genome contains a region encoding:
- the egfl7 gene encoding epidermal growth factor-like protein 7 isoform X1 — MYQILLLSSSLFILHVMATPQFFAHHGRRVCGRDLRHSVVTTTESFVQPVHKPYLTLCQGHRLCSTYKTTYLVAYRQVNRAASPLHFYPDCCPGWRRFYSHNCNQAVCGQPCLNGGTCLRPNQCACPLGWTGHQCQTDVDECSERQRCAQQCVNTAGSYRCACREGFALAGDGRSCQSLPPPSPPPATPTSSSQSSQATVGVSHHTDADGKFGLVENVTEEVQSLRNRVELLEKKLQLVLTPFSSFFPLSLDEGMSEKTTLLSHSFQQLDRIDSLSEQIGFLEERLGTCSCQEN; from the exons ATGTACCAAATACTGctcctttcctcctccctcttCATCCTTCATGTGATGGCCACTCCCCAGTTCTTCGCTCACCACGG GAGAAGGGTGTGCGGCAGAGACCTCCGTCACAGTGTTGTCACTACGACAGAGTCGTTCGTCCAGCCAGTGCACAAGCCCTACCTCACCCTGTGTCAGGGGCATCGCCTCTGCAGCACATACAA GACTACGTACTTGGTGGCATACCGACAGGTGAACAGAGCAGCTTCTCCTTTGCATTTCTACCCAGATTGCTGCCCGGGCTGGAGGAGATTTTACTCTCACAACTGCAACCAAG CTGTGTGCGGACAACCCTGTTTGAATGGCGGTACCTGTTTAAGACCCAACCAGTGTGCTTGTCCATTAGGCTGGACGGGACACCAGTGCCAAACAG ATGTGGATGAGTGCAGTGAGCGGCAGCGGTGCGCCCAGCAGTGCGTGAACACAGCTGGCAGCTATCGATGTGCATGCAGAGAGGGCTTCGCCCTTGCTGGAGACGGCCGTTCCTGTCAAAGccttcctcctccatctcctcctcctgccacTCCTACCTCCTCATCACAGAGCAGCCAGGCAACAGTGGGTGTGAGTCATCACACTGATGCAG ATGGAAAGTTTGGCTTGGTGGAGAATGTGACAGAGGAGGTACAGAGCCTGAGGAACCGAGTTGAGCTCCTGGAAAAG AAGCTGCAGTTGGTGCTGACGCCCTTCAGCAgcttcttcccactgtcattGGATGAGGGCATGTCGGAGAAAACCACCTTGCTATCCCACTCTTTCCAGCAGCTAGATCGCATCGACTCCCTCAGCGAGCAGATCGGCTTTCTGGAGGAGCGCCTTGGCACAT GTTCATGTCAGGAGAATTAG
- the egfl7 gene encoding epidermal growth factor-like protein 7 isoform X2, with protein MYQILLLSSSLFILHVMATPQFFAHHGTTYLVAYRQVNRAASPLHFYPDCCPGWRRFYSHNCNQAVCGQPCLNGGTCLRPNQCACPLGWTGHQCQTDVDECSERQRCAQQCVNTAGSYRCACREGFALAGDGRSCQSLPPPSPPPATPTSSSQSSQATVGVSHHTDADGKFGLVENVTEEVQSLRNRVELLEKKLQLVLTPFSSFFPLSLDEGMSEKTTLLSHSFQQLDRIDSLSEQIGFLEERLGTCSCQEN; from the exons ATGTACCAAATACTGctcctttcctcctccctcttCATCCTTCATGTGATGGCCACTCCCCAGTTCTTCGCTCACCACGG GACTACGTACTTGGTGGCATACCGACAGGTGAACAGAGCAGCTTCTCCTTTGCATTTCTACCCAGATTGCTGCCCGGGCTGGAGGAGATTTTACTCTCACAACTGCAACCAAG CTGTGTGCGGACAACCCTGTTTGAATGGCGGTACCTGTTTAAGACCCAACCAGTGTGCTTGTCCATTAGGCTGGACGGGACACCAGTGCCAAACAG ATGTGGATGAGTGCAGTGAGCGGCAGCGGTGCGCCCAGCAGTGCGTGAACACAGCTGGCAGCTATCGATGTGCATGCAGAGAGGGCTTCGCCCTTGCTGGAGACGGCCGTTCCTGTCAAAGccttcctcctccatctcctcctcctgccacTCCTACCTCCTCATCACAGAGCAGCCAGGCAACAGTGGGTGTGAGTCATCACACTGATGCAG ATGGAAAGTTTGGCTTGGTGGAGAATGTGACAGAGGAGGTACAGAGCCTGAGGAACCGAGTTGAGCTCCTGGAAAAG AAGCTGCAGTTGGTGCTGACGCCCTTCAGCAgcttcttcccactgtcattGGATGAGGGCATGTCGGAGAAAACCACCTTGCTATCCCACTCTTTCCAGCAGCTAGATCGCATCGACTCCCTCAGCGAGCAGATCGGCTTTCTGGAGGAGCGCCTTGGCACAT GTTCATGTCAGGAGAATTAG